Proteins encoded in a region of the Mycolicibacterium chitae genome:
- the malQ gene encoding 4-alpha-glucanotransferase — MTPTDAVLAELAERHGVATGYDDWTGRRVEVPESTLVAVLDALGVAAGTPAERERALAAVDRAHWSRPLPATVLGVAGRPGSFWVHVSHGAPAEVWLRLEDGTVRSDLRQLENHTAPYDLDGRLIGEATFALPADLPLGYHRIWLRSGEFETSAALIVTPGWLGLPARMGHTRTWGLATQLYSVRSQRSWGVGDLTDLTDLAVWSASRHGAGYLVVNPLHAAAPTRPMEPSPYLPTSRRFVNPLYLRVEAIPEYAELPKRGRVRRLREELSRRTERDVIDRDAVWAAKRKALRLVHRVQRSAGRELAYAAFRARRGPALDDFATWCALAERYGDDWHQWPDRLQDPRSEAVAEFAEKHGATVDFHRWLQWQLDEQLAAAQTSALQAGMVLGVMHDLAVGVHPNGADAWALQDVLALGVTAGAPPDEFNQLGQDWSQPPWRPDQLEEQEYGPFRELIAHVLRHAGGVRVDHIIGLFRLWWIPRGAAPTEGTYVRYDHEAMIGILALEAQRADAVVVGEDLGTVEPWARDFLRSRGLLGTSILWFELDRDGDGRPLPAERWREYCMSSVTTHDLPPTAGYLAGEHVRIRLELGLLTRSAEQETAEDRRQQQAWLAELRRVGLLSTDQAEPEAVITALYRYLGRTPSRLLALALPDALGDPRTQNQPGTTDEYPNWRVPLGDSTGSPILLEEVFTDPRAAALCQTLRHATRK, encoded by the coding sequence ATGACCCCCACCGACGCCGTCCTGGCCGAACTCGCCGAACGCCACGGGGTGGCCACCGGGTACGACGACTGGACGGGCCGGCGCGTGGAGGTCCCCGAGTCGACGCTGGTGGCGGTACTCGACGCCCTCGGTGTTGCGGCGGGCACGCCGGCCGAACGGGAGCGGGCGCTGGCCGCGGTCGATCGCGCGCACTGGTCGAGGCCGCTGCCGGCCACGGTGCTCGGGGTCGCCGGCCGGCCGGGTTCGTTCTGGGTGCACGTCAGCCACGGCGCTCCCGCCGAGGTCTGGCTGCGGCTCGAGGACGGCACGGTGCGCTCCGATCTGCGGCAGCTCGAAAACCACACCGCACCTTACGATCTCGATGGACGCCTGATCGGCGAGGCCACCTTCGCCCTGCCCGCGGACCTGCCGCTCGGTTACCACCGCATCTGGCTGCGCAGCGGCGAATTCGAGACCAGCGCCGCACTGATCGTCACCCCCGGCTGGCTCGGACTGCCGGCCCGGATGGGCCACACCCGGACCTGGGGACTGGCCACACAGCTCTACAGCGTGCGCTCGCAGCGGTCCTGGGGCGTCGGCGACTTGACCGACCTGACCGATCTGGCGGTGTGGTCGGCGTCCCGGCACGGGGCCGGCTACCTCGTGGTGAACCCGCTGCACGCCGCCGCCCCGACCCGGCCCATGGAACCCTCGCCGTACCTGCCCACCTCGCGGCGCTTCGTCAACCCGCTGTACCTGCGGGTCGAGGCCATCCCCGAATACGCCGAACTGCCCAAGCGCGGCCGCGTGCGTCGGCTGCGCGAGGAACTGTCCCGACGCACCGAGCGCGACGTCATCGACCGCGATGCGGTGTGGGCCGCCAAACGCAAGGCGCTGCGGCTGGTGCACCGAGTGCAGCGCTCGGCCGGCCGCGAACTGGCATACGCGGCCTTCCGGGCCCGGCGCGGTCCGGCGCTCGACGACTTCGCGACGTGGTGCGCGCTGGCCGAACGCTACGGCGACGACTGGCATCAATGGCCCGACCGACTGCAGGATCCACGCTCGGAGGCCGTCGCTGAGTTCGCCGAAAAACACGGCGCCACCGTCGATTTCCACCGCTGGCTGCAGTGGCAGCTCGATGAGCAGCTGGCCGCGGCGCAGACCTCGGCCCTGCAGGCCGGCATGGTGCTCGGCGTCATGCACGACCTGGCGGTCGGGGTGCACCCCAACGGCGCCGACGCCTGGGCCCTGCAGGACGTGCTGGCGCTGGGGGTCACCGCGGGCGCCCCGCCCGACGAGTTCAACCAGCTGGGCCAGGATTGGTCCCAGCCCCCGTGGCGGCCCGATCAGCTCGAGGAACAGGAGTACGGGCCGTTCCGCGAGTTGATCGCGCACGTGCTGCGCCACGCCGGCGGGGTGCGGGTCGACCACATCATCGGGTTGTTCCGGCTGTGGTGGATCCCCCGGGGCGCCGCACCGACGGAGGGCACGTACGTGCGCTACGACCACGAGGCGATGATCGGCATCCTCGCCCTGGAGGCGCAGCGCGCCGACGCGGTGGTCGTCGGCGAGGACCTGGGCACCGTGGAGCCCTGGGCGCGGGACTTCCTGCGCTCCCGCGGCCTGCTGGGCACCTCGATCCTGTGGTTCGAACTCGACCGCGACGGCGACGGCCGGCCGTTGCCGGCCGAGCGCTGGCGCGAATACTGCATGTCCTCGGTGACCACCCACGACCTGCCGCCGACGGCGGGCTACCTGGCCGGCGAACACGTCCGGATCCGCCTTGAGCTGGGCTTGTTGACCCGCTCGGCCGAGCAGGAGACCGCCGAGGACCGGCGCCAACAGCAGGCCTGGCTGGCCGAGTTGCGCAGGGTGGGCCTGCTCAGCACCGACCAGGCGGAGCCCGAGGCGGTGATCACCGCGCTGTACCGCTACCTGGGCCGGACCCCGTCGCGGCTGCTGGCGCTGGCGCTGCCCGACGCGCTCGGTGATCCGCGCACCCAGAACCAGCCCGGGACCACCGACGAGTACCCCAATTGGCGTGTGCCCCTTGGCGACTCGACCGGCAGCCCGATCCTGCTCGAAGAGGTGTTCACCGACCCGCGGGCCGCGGCGCTGTGCCAGACCCTGCGCCACGCAACGCGCAAATAG
- a CDS encoding MFS transporter — MSADRLRRARFAVAVLFLTNGAVFANLVPRYPEIKADLQLTNTLLGLSVAAFSTGALLAGWAAARIIRRFGAAPAAVVSSLLLAALTVAAGAAPSAALFAATLFVAGAVDAVTDVAQNASGLIVQRDYSRSIINSLHATWSVGAVTGGGIAAAAMALRIDRVVQLSATAAVVAALCLLCYRHLPAGPEPTAAATSERVRGSLRSPAVWVPVAALAALALAGAFVEDAGSSWAAVYLREDFGAPAAVAATGFIAMVGLQFVGRTLGDRLVDRFSERTVVRTGGLLIAAGMGAALAWPSVPMTILGFALAGLGVATAIPAAFHGADNVEGLRPGTGLTIVSWMMRFGFLLSPAVVGVLADALSLRVSLLLVVAAGIGIALLAATLRSTTSAERAE; from the coding sequence GTGAGTGCCGATCGTCTCCGCCGGGCCAGGTTCGCCGTCGCGGTGCTGTTCCTGACCAACGGGGCGGTCTTCGCCAACCTGGTGCCCCGTTACCCGGAGATCAAGGCCGACCTGCAGTTGACCAACACGCTGCTGGGGCTGTCGGTGGCGGCGTTCTCGACCGGGGCGCTGTTGGCCGGGTGGGCGGCGGCGCGCATCATCCGCCGCTTCGGCGCGGCCCCGGCCGCCGTCGTCAGCAGCCTGCTGCTGGCGGCGCTGACCGTGGCGGCCGGGGCGGCGCCCTCGGCGGCATTGTTCGCCGCGACGCTGTTCGTCGCCGGTGCGGTCGACGCCGTCACCGACGTGGCGCAGAACGCCTCGGGGCTGATCGTGCAGCGCGACTACTCCCGCTCGATCATCAACTCCCTGCACGCCACCTGGTCGGTGGGCGCGGTCACCGGCGGCGGCATCGCCGCGGCGGCGATGGCGCTGCGCATCGACCGGGTGGTGCAACTGAGCGCCACCGCGGCGGTGGTCGCGGCGCTGTGCCTGCTGTGTTACCGCCACCTGCCCGCCGGGCCCGAGCCCACCGCGGCGGCGACGTCGGAGCGGGTGCGCGGCTCTCTCCGATCGCCGGCGGTCTGGGTTCCGGTGGCCGCCCTGGCGGCCCTGGCGCTGGCCGGCGCGTTCGTCGAGGACGCGGGAAGCTCCTGGGCGGCGGTGTATCTGCGGGAGGACTTCGGGGCGCCCGCCGCGGTGGCGGCCACCGGCTTCATCGCCATGGTCGGCCTGCAGTTCGTCGGGCGGACGCTCGGGGACCGGCTGGTCGACCGCTTCTCCGAACGCACGGTGGTGCGCACCGGCGGCCTGCTGATCGCCGCCGGCATGGGCGCCGCGCTGGCGTGGCCGAGCGTGCCGATGACCATCCTGGGCTTCGCGCTCGCGGGCCTGGGGGTGGCCACCGCGATCCCGGCGGCCTTCCACGGCGCCGACAACGTCGAGGGCCTGCGTCCGGGCACCGGGTTGACCATCGTGAGCTGGATGATGCGGTTCGGCTTCCTGCTGTCGCCGGCGGTGGTCGGGGTGCTGGCCGACGCGCTCAGCCTGCGCGTCAGCCTGCTGCTGGTGGTGGCCGCCGGGATCGGGATCGCGCTGCTGGCCGCGACCCTGCGGTCGACGACCTCAGCCGAGCGCGCCGAATAG
- a CDS encoding DMT family transporter gives MWWALAGAIAIEVLATLALRASDGLRKRWWAIPVVLGYVASFALLSVSLSMGMPVGVAYGVWSASGVALVALLARVLFAEVLTPMMVAGIGLIIAGVLTIELFGALG, from the coding sequence ATGTGGTGGGCACTGGCGGGCGCGATCGCCATCGAGGTGCTCGCCACCCTCGCGCTGCGCGCCTCCGACGGGCTGCGCAAGCGGTGGTGGGCGATCCCGGTGGTGCTCGGCTACGTCGCCTCGTTCGCGCTGCTGTCGGTGTCGTTGTCGATGGGCATGCCGGTGGGCGTGGCCTACGGCGTGTGGTCGGCCAGCGGGGTGGCCCTGGTCGCGCTGCTGGCCCGGGTGCTGTTCGCCGAGGTGCTCACGCCGATGATGGTCGCGGGCATCGGTCTGATCATCGCCGGCGTGCTGACCATCGAGCTATTCGGCGCGCTCGGCTGA
- a CDS encoding DMT family transporter, with amino-acid sequence MRKWALLSAAIATEVTGTLALRAFQDHAGFLALVIPAYLGSFLLLALVLRTGMPVGVAYGIWGACGTALTAALATVIFADPFTAPIVIGIGLIIAGVLLIEFGSHRAQTQRAAVSA; translated from the coding sequence GTGCGCAAATGGGCGCTGCTGAGCGCAGCGATCGCGACCGAGGTGACCGGAACGCTGGCCTTGCGGGCATTCCAGGATCACGCCGGTTTCCTGGCCCTCGTGATCCCCGCCTACCTGGGTTCGTTCCTGCTGCTGGCCCTGGTGCTGCGCACCGGCATGCCGGTGGGCGTGGCCTATGGCATCTGGGGCGCGTGCGGCACCGCGCTGACCGCGGCGCTGGCCACGGTGATCTTCGCCGATCCGTTCACCGCACCCATCGTGATCGGGATCGGGTTGATCATCGCCGGGGTGCTGCTCATCGAGTTCGGTAGCCACCGCGCCCAGACCCAGCGCGCGGCGGTATCGGCCTGA
- a CDS encoding carboxylesterase/lipase family protein: MTAAKVRVRSYPIIETVYGPVRGTDDGTVAAWKGIRYAAPPVDELRWRAPRPPQPWTEIADATLYGAVCPQPDSPVPLGTGTRSSEDCLFVNVWAPSQMSSDAPAGGAAKPVMVWLHGGAYLLGASSQPLYDGRSLAARDVVVVSINYRLGAFGFLELGGLGGAEQFDTNVGIRDAVLALQWVQDNIARFGGDPQQVTLFGESAGAGIVTTLLTAPAAAGLFHRAIAQSSPATSAYDGERGRRVAEMLLRRLGVSVDEARSVPVEALVEASYEVFDHVPSSTPGTLAFAPIVDGDLIPDYPIKLAREGRSHPVPLIIGTNRDEAALFRWMKSPLMPIAPKTIRTMFDEIATEQPELAIPTDEEIEAAYPGVRPRARGLHVARDVGFRMPTLWLAEGHSAVAPVYLYRFDWATTMLRVLRLGAAHATELPYVWGNLVMGSRDVTFKLGGLKAGRTLSDRIQGRWVNFARGQEPVGPAGEPWRRFTPEDRATLLIDREDSVVEDLDREIRAAWGDEVLSFR, translated from the coding sequence ATGACCGCGGCGAAAGTGCGCGTGCGTAGCTATCCGATCATCGAGACCGTGTACGGCCCGGTCCGGGGCACCGACGACGGCACCGTCGCCGCCTGGAAGGGCATCCGTTACGCGGCACCGCCGGTCGACGAGTTGCGGTGGCGCGCCCCGCGGCCGCCGCAACCGTGGACCGAGATCGCCGACGCCACCCTTTACGGGGCGGTCTGCCCCCAGCCGGACAGCCCCGTCCCGCTCGGGACCGGCACCCGGTCCTCGGAGGACTGCCTGTTCGTCAACGTGTGGGCGCCCTCCCAAATGTCCTCCGATGCGCCGGCCGGCGGGGCCGCAAAACCGGTCATGGTCTGGCTGCACGGCGGGGCCTACCTGCTCGGCGCGTCGAGTCAACCGCTTTACGACGGCCGGTCGCTGGCGGCCCGCGACGTCGTCGTCGTCTCGATCAACTATCGGCTCGGGGCGTTCGGCTTCCTGGAACTCGGCGGCCTCGGCGGCGCCGAGCAGTTCGACACCAATGTCGGCATCCGCGACGCCGTGCTGGCCCTGCAGTGGGTCCAGGACAACATCGCCCGCTTCGGCGGCGACCCGCAGCAGGTGACCCTGTTCGGGGAATCGGCCGGCGCGGGGATCGTCACCACCCTGTTGACCGCGCCCGCGGCCGCCGGGCTGTTCCATCGCGCGATTGCCCAGAGTTCGCCCGCCACTTCGGCTTACGACGGGGAACGGGGCCGACGGGTGGCCGAGATGCTGCTGCGCCGACTGGGCGTGAGCGTCGACGAGGCGCGCTCGGTACCGGTGGAGGCCCTGGTCGAGGCTTCCTACGAGGTCTTCGATCACGTGCCGAGCAGCACGCCGGGCACGTTGGCCTTCGCGCCGATCGTCGACGGCGACCTGATCCCGGACTATCCGATCAAACTCGCCCGGGAGGGCCGTTCGCACCCGGTGCCGCTGATCATCGGCACCAACCGCGACGAGGCGGCGCTGTTCCGCTGGATGAAGTCGCCGCTGATGCCCATCGCGCCGAAGACCATCCGGACGATGTTCGACGAGATCGCCACCGAGCAGCCCGAACTCGCCATCCCCACCGACGAGGAGATCGAGGCGGCCTACCCGGGGGTGCGGCCCCGGGCGCGGGGGTTGCACGTGGCCCGCGACGTCGGTTTCCGGATGCCGACCCTGTGGTTGGCCGAGGGGCACAGCGCCGTCGCGCCGGTGTACCTCTACCGCTTCGACTGGGCGACGACGATGCTGCGCGTGCTGCGTCTCGGCGCGGCGCACGCCACCGAATTGCCCTACGTGTGGGGCAATCTGGTGATGGGCTCGCGCGACGTCACGTTCAAGCTGGGCGGTCTCAAGGCCGGCCGGACGCTGTCGGATCGCATCCAGGGTCGCTGGGTGAACTTCGCGCGCGGTCAGGAACCGGTGGGGCCGGCGGGGGAGCCGTGGCGCCGGTTCACCCCCGAGGACCGCGCGACGCTGCTCATCGACCGCGAGGATTCGGTGGTCGAGGACCTGGATCGCGAGATCCGGGCCGCGTGGGGCGACGAGGTGTTGAGTTTCCGCTGA
- a CDS encoding sterol desaturase family protein: MRDPVLFAIPFFVLLLILEWVAARKLEQVPAGTRPPSGGYHRRDAVASVSMGLVSVATMAAWKFLALLGYAALYAYVAPWQLSATQWYTWVIAIVGVDLGFYLYHRMAHRVRLVWATHQAHHSSEYFNFATALRQKWNNSGEILVWLPLPLLGVPPWMVFFAFSLSLIYQFWVHTERIDKLWRPFEFVFNTPSHHRVHHGRDPEYLDKNYGGILILWDRLFGTFQPELFRPNYGLTKPVDTFNIWKLQTHEYAAIARDVRAAPRLRDRLGYVFGPPGWAPQPRVAEPADLAS; this comes from the coding sequence ATGCGCGACCCGGTGCTGTTCGCGATCCCGTTCTTCGTGCTGCTGCTGATCCTGGAATGGGTCGCGGCGCGCAAACTCGAGCAGGTCCCGGCCGGCACGCGGCCGCCGTCGGGCGGCTACCACCGCCGCGACGCGGTCGCGAGCGTGTCGATGGGCCTGGTGTCGGTGGCCACGATGGCGGCCTGGAAGTTCCTGGCGCTGCTCGGCTACGCGGCCCTCTACGCCTACGTCGCGCCCTGGCAGTTGTCGGCCACGCAGTGGTACACCTGGGTGATCGCGATCGTGGGCGTCGACCTCGGCTTCTACCTCTATCACCGGATGGCCCACCGGGTCCGGCTGGTCTGGGCGACCCATCAGGCGCACCACTCCAGCGAGTACTTCAACTTCGCCACCGCGCTGCGGCAGAAGTGGAACAACAGCGGCGAGATCCTGGTCTGGCTGCCGCTGCCGTTGCTCGGTGTCCCGCCCTGGATGGTCTTCTTCGCGTTCTCGCTGAGCCTGATCTACCAGTTCTGGGTGCACACCGAACGCATCGACAAGCTCTGGCGTCCTTTCGAATTCGTCTTCAACACGCCGTCGCACCACCGGGTGCACCACGGTCGGGATCCGGAATACCTGGACAAGAACTACGGCGGCATCCTGATCCTGTGGGACCGGCTGTTCGGCACCTTCCAGCCCGAACTGTTCCGCCCGAACTACGGCCTGACCAAGCCGGTGGACACCTTCAACATCTGGAAGCTGCAGACCCACGAGTACGCGGCCATCGCCCGGGACGTGCGGGCCGCGCCCCGGCTGCGCGACCGCCTCGGCTACGTCTTCGGCCCGCCCGGCTGGGCGCCGCAACCCCGCGTCGCGGAGCCCGCCGACCTCGCGTCGTGA
- a CDS encoding NAD(P)/FAD-dependent oxidoreductase: MQTVFDRHVDPRLIDRSLADSAFGSMWLDELGPARPEFPAPAGPLRCDLLVVGGGYTGLWTALHAAQQDPSADIVLIEADRIGWAASGRNGGFVDASLTHGTENGRSRWPDELAELQALGLENLNGMQDEIERLGIDAEWERTGMLSVAVEPHQVEWLRAAADASEGQFLDREQVCAKLSSPTYLAGLFEPDTCALVNPAKLAVGLARACADAGVSIYEHAAATSLRSVGSGIHVEAAGHDLIAERVVLATNVFPSLLRRNRLHTVPVYDYVLATEPLSAQQLDRIGWTGRQGVGDSGNQFHYYRLSADNRIVWGGYDAVYHFGRRVDPAYEHRPASYRRLAAHFFLTFPQLSDVRFAHRWAGAIDTNTRFCAHWGSAHGGRVAYVNGFTGLGVAAARFGADVCLDLVNGRQTERSRLEMVRTTPLPFPPEPLASIGIQATRWSLDRADHRAGRRNVLLRALDRLGLGFDS; this comes from the coding sequence GTGCAGACCGTCTTTGACCGTCACGTCGATCCCCGGCTGATCGATCGGTCGCTGGCCGATTCGGCCTTCGGTTCGATGTGGCTCGACGAACTCGGCCCGGCGCGCCCGGAGTTCCCCGCGCCGGCCGGCCCGCTGCGGTGCGACCTGCTGGTGGTCGGTGGCGGCTACACCGGTCTGTGGACCGCACTGCATGCCGCGCAGCAGGATCCGTCGGCCGACATCGTGCTGATCGAGGCCGACCGGATCGGCTGGGCCGCCTCGGGGCGCAACGGGGGATTCGTCGACGCCAGCCTGACCCACGGCACCGAGAACGGACGCTCACGCTGGCCCGACGAGCTCGCCGAACTCCAGGCCCTGGGCCTCGAGAACCTCAACGGCATGCAGGACGAGATCGAGCGCCTGGGCATCGATGCCGAGTGGGAACGCACCGGCATGCTGTCGGTCGCCGTCGAACCGCATCAGGTCGAATGGCTGCGCGCGGCCGCCGATGCAAGTGAGGGGCAGTTCCTGGACCGCGAGCAGGTGTGCGCCAAGCTGTCGTCGCCGACCTATCTGGCCGGGCTGTTCGAACCCGACACCTGTGCACTGGTCAACCCGGCCAAGCTGGCGGTCGGACTGGCCCGCGCCTGCGCCGACGCCGGGGTGAGCATCTACGAGCACGCCGCGGCCACCTCGCTGCGGTCGGTCGGGTCCGGCATCCATGTCGAGGCCGCCGGGCACGACCTCATCGCCGAGCGAGTGGTGTTGGCGACCAACGTGTTTCCCAGCCTGCTGCGCCGTAATCGGCTGCACACCGTGCCGGTGTACGACTACGTGCTGGCCACCGAACCCCTGAGCGCCCAGCAGTTGGACCGGATCGGGTGGACGGGCCGGCAGGGGGTGGGCGACAGCGGCAATCAGTTCCACTACTACCGGCTGTCCGCGGACAACCGGATCGTGTGGGGCGGCTACGACGCGGTCTACCACTTCGGCCGCCGGGTGGACCCGGCCTACGAACACCGGCCCGCGAGCTACCGGCGGCTGGCGGCGCATTTCTTCCTGACCTTCCCGCAGCTGTCGGATGTCAGGTTCGCGCATCGCTGGGCCGGCGCCATCGACACCAACACCCGGTTCTGCGCGCACTGGGGATCGGCGCACGGCGGCCGCGTCGCCTACGTCAACGGATTCACCGGGCTCGGGGTCGCCGCGGCGCGTTTCGGCGCCGACGTCTGCCTCGATTTGGTGAACGGCCGGCAAACAGAGCGCAGCCGTCTGGAGATGGTCCGCACCACGCCGCTGCCGTTCCCGCCCGAACCGTTGGCCAGTATCGGCATCCAGGCCACCCGATGGTCGCTGGACCGGGCCGATCACCGCGCGGGCCGGCGCAACGTGCTCCTGCGCGCCCTGGACCGGCTGGGGCTGGGCTTCGATTCCTGA
- a CDS encoding LysM peptidoglycan-binding domain-containing protein: MGDSLAEGQKLSKGESLTSKNGAYTLTLQDDGNLVLAARGEAVWATATNGQDVVRAEVQKDGNFVLYTADKPIWHSDTKGKKNVKLVLQDDRNLVLYSGDDAVWSSKTDTTDAPPPEKAPEPAAAPAAQPEVTPAAAETPTPPPPPPAPAAPRTYTVASGDTLWAIAERFYGDGSKYQRIADASGVANPDLIHPGQVLTIPD; encoded by the coding sequence GTGGGAGACAGTCTCGCCGAAGGGCAGAAGCTTTCGAAGGGGGAGTCGCTGACTTCCAAGAACGGCGCTTACACGCTGACCCTGCAGGACGACGGCAACTTGGTGCTCGCCGCGCGGGGCGAAGCGGTCTGGGCCACTGCGACCAACGGCCAGGACGTGGTTCGCGCCGAGGTCCAGAAGGACGGCAACTTCGTGCTCTACACGGCGGACAAGCCGATCTGGCACTCCGACACCAAGGGCAAGAAGAACGTCAAGCTGGTGTTGCAGGACGACCGCAACCTGGTGCTGTACTCGGGTGATGACGCGGTGTGGTCCTCCAAGACCGACACCACCGACGCCCCGCCGCCGGAGAAGGCCCCGGAACCGGCCGCCGCACCCGCTGCGCAGCCCGAGGTAACCCCGGCCGCGGCCGAGACGCCCACCCCGCCGCCGCCTCCGCCGGCGCCGGCGGCTCCGCGGACCTACACGGTGGCCTCCGGGGACACCCTGTGGGCCATCGCCGAGCGCTTCTACGGCGACGGCAGCAAATATCAGCGGATTGCTGACGCCAGCGGCGTCGCCAACCCGGATCTGATTCATCCCGGTCAGGTGCTGACCATTCCGGACTGA
- a CDS encoding Rv1815 family serine proteinase: MAVWSVLLASALGALLLALPAIPAGANPGVLVHPGMEIRQGKNVCTLGFVDPGRRVAFTAGHCRGNGAVSDVQGNVIGNLAAFRDNTPNGATVRTDDLIADYGAIVLSPEVAVNDVMPGGRQLAAEPGRLPQVGQPVCHFGVVTGESCGTVKAVNNGWFTMADGVVSQQGDSGGPVYVVDGPRAVIIGIFNSTWGGFPAAVSWQSTSDQIREDVGVVNTAAFIPAA, encoded by the coding sequence ATGGCCGTCTGGTCGGTCTTATTGGCGTCGGCACTCGGCGCGCTGCTGCTGGCGCTGCCGGCCATCCCGGCCGGCGCGAACCCGGGGGTGCTCGTCCATCCCGGCATGGAGATCCGCCAAGGCAAGAACGTCTGCACCCTCGGATTCGTCGACCCGGGCCGTCGGGTCGCATTCACCGCGGGTCACTGCCGGGGCAACGGCGCCGTCTCCGATGTGCAGGGCAATGTGATCGGCAACCTGGCCGCCTTCCGCGACAACACCCCCAACGGCGCGACCGTGCGCACCGACGACCTGATCGCCGACTACGGCGCGATCGTGCTCAGTCCCGAGGTCGCGGTCAACGACGTGATGCCCGGGGGCCGCCAACTGGCCGCCGAACCCGGCCGGTTGCCGCAGGTCGGCCAGCCGGTCTGCCACTTCGGCGTCGTCACCGGCGAGAGTTGCGGCACGGTCAAGGCCGTCAACAACGGCTGGTTCACCATGGCCGACGGCGTCGTGAGCCAGCAGGGCGACTCGGGCGGTCCGGTCTACGTGGTCGACGGCCCGCGCGCGGTGATCATCGGGATCTTCAACAGCACCTGGGGTGGGTTCCCGGCCGCCGTGTCGTGGCAGTCGACCTCCGATCAGATCCGCGAGGACGTCGGCGTGGTCAACACCGCCGCGTTCATTCCCGCCGCCTGA
- a CDS encoding FAD-binding protein: MSTEIPPTTNAADIAGWAEATDGVDVLVVGFGIAGGCAAVTAAAAGATVLVLEKAAAGGGTTSMAGGHFYLGGGTAVQQATGHDDTPEEMYKYLVAVAQDPDHEKIRAYCEGSVEHFNWLEALGFQFERSYYPGKVVVPPGTEGLSYTGNEKVWPFLEQAKPAPRGHSVPVPGELGGAAMVIDLLLKRAEELGVRFRYETGATGLVVDDDGAVVGATWKHFGETGAVKADAVIIAAGGFAMNPEMVAEHTPALGQPRRTKSHGLVAPYILGNPNDDGLGIRLGVSAGGVAKSLDQLFITAAAYPPEILLTGIIVNSDGQRFVAEDSYHSRTSAFVLEQPDQTAYLIVDEAHMQMPEMPLIKFIDGWETVAEMEEALGIPAGNLVATLQRYNDNAAAGVDPDFHKQPEYVAAQDTGPWAAFDLSLGRAMYSGFTMGGLAVSLDGEVLRADGTAVRGLYAAGACASNIAQDGKGYASGTQLGEGSFFGRRAGAHAAALATAARS, from the coding sequence GTGAGCACCGAGATCCCGCCCACCACCAACGCCGCTGACATCGCCGGGTGGGCCGAGGCCACCGACGGCGTCGACGTGCTGGTCGTCGGCTTCGGCATCGCCGGGGGCTGCGCGGCGGTCACCGCGGCCGCGGCCGGTGCGACAGTGCTGGTGCTGGAGAAGGCCGCCGCCGGCGGCGGCACCACCTCGATGGCCGGCGGCCACTTCTACCTCGGCGGCGGCACCGCCGTGCAACAAGCCACCGGGCACGACGACACACCCGAGGAGATGTACAAGTACCTCGTCGCCGTCGCCCAGGATCCCGACCACGAGAAGATCCGCGCCTACTGCGAGGGCAGCGTCGAGCACTTCAACTGGCTGGAGGCCCTGGGTTTCCAGTTCGAACGCAGCTACTACCCGGGCAAGGTCGTGGTGCCCCCGGGCACCGAGGGGTTGTCCTACACCGGCAACGAGAAGGTGTGGCCGTTCCTCGAACAGGCCAAGCCCGCCCCGCGCGGGCACTCCGTGCCGGTGCCCGGTGAACTCGGCGGTGCGGCCATGGTCATCGACCTGCTGCTGAAGCGGGCCGAGGAACTCGGCGTGCGGTTCCGCTACGAGACCGGCGCGACCGGTCTGGTGGTCGACGACGACGGCGCCGTGGTGGGCGCGACCTGGAAGCACTTCGGCGAGACCGGCGCGGTCAAGGCCGACGCGGTGATCATCGCCGCCGGCGGCTTCGCGATGAATCCCGAGATGGTGGCCGAGCACACCCCGGCGCTGGGGCAGCCGCGACGCACCAAGAGCCACGGCCTGGTGGCGCCCTACATCCTGGGCAACCCGAACGACGACGGGCTGGGCATCCGGCTGGGGGTTTCGGCCGGCGGCGTCGCGAAAAGCCTTGACCAACTGTTCATCACGGCCGCGGCGTATCCGCCGGAGATCCTGCTGACCGGCATCATCGTGAACTCCGACGGTCAGCGCTTCGTCGCCGAGGACTCCTACCACTCGCGCACCTCGGCCTTCGTGCTCGAGCAGCCCGATCAGACCGCCTACCTGATCGTCGACGAGGCTCACATGCAGATGCCGGAGATGCCGCTGATCAAGTTCATCGACGGCTGGGAGACCGTGGCCGAGATGGAGGAGGCCCTCGGGATCCCGGCCGGCAACCTGGTCGCCACGCTGCAGCGCTACAACGACAACGCCGCCGCCGGCGTCGACCCGGACTTCCACAAGCAGCCCGAATACGTTGCGGCCCAGGACACCGGGCCGTGGGCGGCCTTCGATCTGTCCCTCGGGCGCGCGATGTACTCGGGGTTCACCATGGGCGGGCTGGCGGTGTCGCTGGACGGCGAGGTGCTGCGCGCGGACGGCACGGCGGTGCGCGGCCTCTACGCCGCCGGTGCCTGCGCGTCGAACATCGCGCAGGACGGCAAGGGTTACGCCAGCGGCACCCAGCTCGGCGAGGGCTCGTTCTTCGGCCGCCGGGCCGGCGCGCACGCGGCCGCGCTGGCGACCGCGGCCCGCTCCTAG